Proteins encoded in a region of the Devosia sp. RR2S18 genome:
- a CDS encoding amidohydrolase family protein codes for MFDLKITNATLPDGRTNMGIGVKEGRIAALQANLAGEAGETIDAAGQLVSPPFVDCHFHMDATLSLGLPRLNESGLLLEGIQIWGELKPLLTHEVVIERALAYCDLAVSQGLLAIRTHVDVCDERLLGVEALLEVKRQVAPYIDLQLVAFPQDGYYRYPGAQDLLRRALDMGVEVVGGIPHFERTMADGARSVTALCELAAERGLLVDLHCDETDDPMSRHIETLAYETQRLGLGGRVNGSHLTSMHSMDNYYVSKLLPLIAEAGVSATANPLINIGIQGRHDTYPKRRGMTRIPEMLRHGITCSFGHDCVMDPWYSLGQADMLEVASMGLHVAQMTSREAMRQCFAAVTTGPASIMHLDGYGLEPGCKADMILLQAADPIEAIRLKATRLAVIKSGKLIARTAPRQTELHLPGRPPLVDAATLGPKL; via the coding sequence GTGTTCGATCTCAAAATTACCAACGCCACCCTACCCGATGGCCGTACCAATATGGGCATCGGCGTCAAAGAAGGGCGCATCGCAGCGCTCCAAGCCAATCTCGCGGGCGAGGCCGGCGAGACCATCGACGCTGCCGGGCAATTGGTCAGCCCGCCCTTTGTCGATTGCCACTTCCACATGGATGCAACGCTCTCGCTGGGCCTGCCGCGCCTCAACGAAAGCGGGCTACTCCTTGAAGGCATCCAGATCTGGGGCGAACTTAAGCCGCTCCTCACCCATGAGGTGGTGATTGAGCGCGCCTTGGCCTATTGCGACCTCGCCGTGTCGCAGGGGCTTCTCGCCATTCGCACCCATGTCGATGTGTGCGACGAGCGTCTCCTTGGCGTCGAAGCGCTCCTCGAGGTTAAGCGCCAGGTGGCGCCCTATATCGACCTTCAACTCGTCGCCTTCCCGCAGGACGGCTATTACCGCTATCCCGGCGCCCAGGACCTGCTCCGCCGCGCCCTAGACATGGGCGTGGAGGTGGTGGGCGGCATCCCCCATTTCGAGCGCACCATGGCCGATGGCGCCCGCAGCGTCACCGCACTCTGCGAACTCGCGGCCGAGCGCGGGCTCCTTGTCGATCTCCACTGCGACGAGACCGACGACCCTATGAGCCGCCACATCGAAACGCTGGCCTATGAAACCCAGCGCCTGGGGCTCGGTGGCCGCGTCAATGGTTCGCACCTCACCTCCATGCACTCCATGGACAATTACTATGTTTCCAAGCTCCTGCCGCTGATCGCCGAGGCCGGTGTTTCTGCCACCGCCAATCCGCTGATCAACATCGGCATCCAGGGACGCCACGACACCTATCCCAAGCGCCGCGGCATGACGCGCATCCCCGAAATGCTGCGCCATGGCATCACCTGCTCCTTTGGCCATGATTGCGTGATGGACCCCTGGTATTCGCTGGGGCAGGCCGACATGCTCGAGGTCGCCTCCATGGGCCTCCACGTGGCCCAGATGACCAGCCGCGAAGCCATGCGGCAATGCTTTGCCGCCGTAACGACCGGTCCTGCCAGCATCATGCATCTTGATGGCTATGGGCTCGAGCCCGGCTGCAAGGCCGACATGATCCTGCTCCAGGCGGCCGACCCAATCGAAGCAATCCGCCTCAAGGCGACCCGCCTGGCAGTCATCAAGAGCGGCAAACTCATCGCGCGCACCGCGCCGCGACAGACTGAGTTGCATCTGCCAGGCCGCCCTCCGCTGGTCGACGCCGCCACGCTAGGCCCCAAGCTCTAG